In a genomic window of Demequina muriae:
- a CDS encoding RNA-binding S4 domain-containing protein, whose protein sequence is MESRTSARADAWVWAVRLAKTRSQATAACRAGHVRVNGDRAKASTTVRAGDRVEVRLHEQIKIVEVRQLLVKRVSAPVAQAAYVDHSPPPPPRVERPAAVGARDRGAGRPTKRERRQLDRLRGRRTL, encoded by the coding sequence GTGGAGAGCAGGACGAGCGCGAGGGCCGATGCGTGGGTCTGGGCTGTGCGGCTCGCGAAGACCCGCTCGCAGGCCACGGCCGCATGCCGCGCCGGGCACGTGCGGGTCAACGGCGACCGGGCGAAGGCCTCGACCACGGTCCGTGCCGGCGACCGCGTCGAGGTGCGCCTCCACGAGCAGATCAAGATCGTCGAGGTCCGCCAGCTGCTCGTCAAGCGCGTGAGCGCGCCTGTCGCACAGGCGGCGTATGTCGACCACAGCCCGCCGCCGCCCCCGCGCGTCGAGCGGCCCGCTGCGGTGGGGGCACGGGATCGCGGCGCGGGCCGGCCCACCAAGCGGGAGCGCCGTCAGCTGGACCGGCTGCGAGGCCGCCGCACGCTCTGA
- a CDS encoding threonine aldolase family protein: protein MTPATGARHFASDNYASVHPEVLAAMADVNVGHDAAYGADAATADFDAAVAAEFGEHALGFPVFNGTGANVIALMALSPRWGGVVASEHAHIHRDENGAPERVGGLKILEVPAPDGRIDPASLDAWAADLGDEHRAQPLVLSVTQSTELGTLYGLESLAALVDRAHALGMRVHLDGARIANAAAALGVSLAEACAGADVLSLGGTKNGAMGAEAVVVLAPDLRDRFAAELPHLRKSTMQLGSKMRYASAQLTALLTSRDESGEPLWRRNATHANAMATVLRQELAPLAADGVLRFTQSTHANAVFVEMPRTMAGAIRETFRFYDWRPGSTHETVEVRLMCAWDTRAEDCVRLGALAHAAAHPGA, encoded by the coding sequence GTGACCCCCGCGACGGGCGCCCGGCACTTCGCCTCGGACAACTACGCCTCCGTCCATCCGGAGGTGCTCGCGGCGATGGCCGACGTCAACGTCGGTCACGACGCCGCGTATGGGGCCGATGCGGCCACGGCCGACTTCGACGCGGCGGTGGCGGCGGAGTTCGGCGAGCATGCGCTCGGGTTCCCCGTGTTCAACGGGACCGGCGCGAACGTCATCGCGCTCATGGCGCTGTCTCCCCGGTGGGGCGGAGTCGTGGCGTCGGAGCACGCGCACATCCATCGGGACGAGAACGGTGCTCCCGAGCGTGTGGGCGGGCTGAAGATCCTCGAAGTGCCGGCGCCGGACGGCCGCATCGATCCGGCCTCGCTGGACGCCTGGGCCGCCGACCTCGGGGATGAACATCGCGCGCAGCCCCTGGTGCTCTCCGTGACGCAGTCCACCGAGCTCGGGACGCTCTACGGCCTGGAATCGCTCGCGGCGCTCGTCGACCGGGCGCACGCGCTCGGCATGAGAGTCCACCTTGACGGGGCGCGGATCGCCAACGCCGCTGCGGCCCTCGGGGTGTCGCTGGCCGAGGCCTGCGCTGGCGCGGACGTGCTGTCGCTCGGCGGCACCAAGAACGGCGCCATGGGTGCCGAGGCCGTGGTCGTGCTCGCTCCCGACCTGCGCGATCGGTTCGCCGCGGAGCTGCCCCACCTGCGCAAGTCCACCATGCAGTTGGGCTCCAAGATGCGGTACGCCTCGGCCCAGCTCACCGCGCTGCTCACGTCGCGCGACGAGTCGGGCGAGCCGCTGTGGCGGCGCAACGCGACCCACGCCAACGCGATGGCGACCGTGCTGCGCCAGGAGTTGGCGCCGCTCGCCGCCGACGGGGTGCTGCGCTTCACTCAGTCAACGCACGCCAATGCGGTGTTCGTCGAGATGCCGCGCACCATGGCCGGCGCGATTCGCGAGACGTTCCGCTTCTACGACTGGCGGCCCGGATCGACCCACGAGACTGTCGAGGTTCGGCTGATGTGCGCGTGGGATACGCGCGCCGAGGACTGCGTCCGGTTGGGCGCGCTGGCCCACGCCGCTGCGCATCCCGGGGCCTGA
- a CDS encoding YchJ family protein, giving the protein MALACPCGSGSPFADCCRPLLRGEREAASASALMRSRYTAYVRRDENYLLRTWHPSTRPPSLDLEGVQWRGLDLHGATGGGEDDSTGTVTFTALFEDESGAPGTMQESSRFVRERGRWLYVDGDVR; this is encoded by the coding sequence ATGGCGCTCGCCTGCCCCTGCGGGTCCGGCTCGCCGTTTGCCGACTGCTGCCGCCCGCTGCTGCGCGGAGAGCGCGAGGCCGCGAGCGCATCGGCCCTGATGCGGTCCCGCTACACCGCGTACGTGCGGCGAGACGAGAACTACCTGCTGCGCACGTGGCACCCCTCGACCCGGCCACCGTCGCTGGATCTGGAGGGCGTGCAGTGGCGCGGACTCGATCTGCACGGCGCCACGGGCGGCGGCGAGGACGACTCGACCGGAACCGTGACGTTCACCGCGCTGTTCGAGGACGAGTCCGGTGCGCCCGGGACGATGCAGGAGTCGAGCAGGTTCGTCCGGGAGCGCGGCCGCTGGCTGTACGTCGACGGAGACGTGCGCTGA
- a CDS encoding type 1 glutamine amidotransferase domain-containing protein — translation MSALIITTNYGVEQDELKMPLEALRNAGVPVTLAATEYSPVQSLVGDKDPGETFEPDTLLADVEMGDYAVLVIPGGTINADNLRTDDAALALVRTFAGDGRTIASICHGPWLLAEADVARGKSLTSYESIATDLRNAGATWEDVELRRCEEEGWTLLTSRNPGDLDAFSPAVVEAAR, via the coding sequence ATGAGCGCACTGATCATCACGACCAACTACGGTGTCGAGCAGGACGAGCTCAAGATGCCGCTCGAGGCGCTCCGCAACGCCGGTGTGCCCGTGACGCTCGCGGCGACCGAGTACAGCCCCGTGCAGTCACTCGTGGGCGACAAGGACCCGGGTGAGACCTTCGAGCCGGACACTCTGCTCGCCGATGTCGAGATGGGCGACTACGCCGTGCTCGTGATTCCCGGCGGCACCATCAACGCCGACAACCTTCGGACGGACGATGCGGCGCTCGCGCTGGTGCGCACGTTCGCTGGGGACGGTCGCACCATCGCGTCCATCTGTCATGGCCCGTGGCTGCTCGCCGAGGCCGACGTCGCTCGCGGCAAGTCGTTGACGTCGTACGAGTCCATCGCGACGGATCTTCGCAACGCGGGCGCGACGTGGGAGGACGTGGAGCTCCGGCGCTGCGAAGAGGAGGGTTGGACTCTCCTCACCTCGCGCAACCCGGGCGACCTCGACGCGTTCTCGCCCGCAGTCGTGGAGGCAGCGCGGTAG